The proteins below come from a single Vitis vinifera cultivar Pinot Noir 40024 chromosome 9, ASM3070453v1 genomic window:
- the LOC100853908 gene encoding pentatricopeptide repeat-containing protein At3g12770: protein MVMLLSLLRTATSLTQIHQIHAQTLIHGLPLQTHLIPKLIDLHSIDYARFVLDQTPSPTDFSWNSLIRAYTVHGSPQNSLFLYLKMLRSSTKPSNFTFPFVLKACSTLGSVLEGYVQWGQVEKARDLFEEMPMRRNVVCWTAMINGYGKEGDFVEMLSLFRQMLVSADEVQPNAATMVCLLSACSTLCNYEVGRFLSVFIDVNKIPLNTILVTALIDMYSKCGDVEKAWRIFDGVSCKNLPSWNAIITGCVQGGLLEEAIDLYRHMKAQSVKPNEITLVNVLSACAGLGALELGREVHLYLGRNGLDLNVILATALVDMYAKCGKIDDACLIFVKTSEKDVALWNAMILGLAYHGDGRDSLAVFSQMVRAGVQPNDVTFIGVLSACNHSGLVEEGRVQFSSMADKHGLSPKLEHYACMVDLLGRAGHLKEAYELVQNMLIPPDSIIWGALLSACRIHRNLELADKISETIMASQDPNIGFCILLSNIYASSGRWKDVARVRRQVKEKRIKKPSGCSWVEVDGVVHRFVVEDTTHLKSGEIYGAYEILVNHLKAEGYVANFDFIANNINGM, encoded by the exons ATGGTCATGTTACTCTCCCTGCTCCGAACCGCCACCTCTCTGACCCAAATCCACCAAATCCATGCGCAAACCCTCATCCATGGCCTCCCACTTCAAACCCACCTCATTCCCAAGCTCATCGACCTTCATTCAATCGATTATGCTCGCTTCGTCCTTGATCAAACTCCTTCTCCCACTGATTTCTCTTGGAACTCCTTGATCAGAGCCTACACCGTCCATGGCTCTCCACAAAATTCCCTGTTTCTCTATCTCAAAATGCTTCGGAGCAGCACAAAACCAAGTAATTTTACATTCCCATTTGTCCTAAAAGCTTGTTCCACCCTTGGTTCAGTGCTTGAAG GGTATGTACAATGGGGGCAGGTTGAGAAGGCACGGGATTTGTTCGAAGAAATGCCTATGAGAAGGAATGTGGTTTGCTGGACTGCAATGATAAATGGGTATGGGAAAGAAGGGGATTTTGTTGAGATGTTGAGTTTGTTTCGCCAAATGCTTGTTTCAGCTGATGAGGTCCAACCCAATGCAGCAACAATGGTGTGTCTACTGTCTGCCTGTTCAACTCTCTGTAATTATGAGGTTGGAAGGTTCCTTTCGGTTTTTATCGATGTTAACAAGATCCCTTTGAATACAATCTTGGTCACTGCTCTTATAGACATGTATTCTAAGTGTGGGGATGTGGAGAAAGCTTGGAGAATCTTTGATGGTGTTTCTTGTAAGAATCTGCCTTCTTGGAATGCCATCATTACTGGATGTGTGCAGGGTGGACTTCTTGAGGAAGCAATTGATTTATACCGTCACATGAAAGCACAGTCAGTGAAACCGAATGAGATCACTCTGGTAAATGTGTTGTCTGCTTGTGCTGGCTTAGGGGCACTGGAACTTGGGAGAGAAGTTCATCTGTACCTGGGCCGAAATGGCTTAGATCTAAATGTGATTCTTGCCACTGCTCTGGTTGATATGTATGCAAAATGTGGTAAAATCGACGAtgcttgtttgatttttgtCAAGACTAGCGAGAAAGATGTGGCCTTGTGGAATGCCATGATACTGGGGCTGGCTTACCATGGCGATGGAAGAGATTCTTTAGCAGTTTTTTCACAGATGGTGAGGGCTGGGGTGCAGCCCAATGATGTTACATTCATTGGAGTTTTATCAGCTTGTAACCATTCAGGATTGGTAGAAGAGGGAAGGGTTCAGTTTTCAAGTATGGCCGATAAACATGGATTGTCTCCTAAACTTGAGCATTATGCTTGTATGGTAGATCTCCTTGGCCGGGCTGGGCATCTCAAAGAAGCATATGAATTGGTGCAGAACATGCTAATTCCACCTGATTCAATAATCTGGGGTGCTTTACTAAGTGCTTGCCGGATCCATCGGAATCTTGAACTGGCTGATAAAATCAGTGAAACAATAATGGCATCGCAGGATCCCAATATTGGTTTCTGCATTCTGTTGTCGAACATTTATGCTTCTTCAGGAAGGTGGAAGGATGTTGCTAGAGTGAGGAGACAGGTAAAAgagaaaaggataaaaaaaccTTCTGGTTGTAGTTGGGTTGAAGTTGATGGTGTTGTTCATAGATTTGTTGTTGAAGATACAACTCATCTGAAATCTGGGGAGATCTATGGCGCCTATGAAATTCTAGTTAATCATTTGAAGGCAGAAGGGTATGTggcaaattttgattttattgcaAATAACATCAACGGcatgtaa
- the LOC104880220 gene encoding uncharacterized protein LOC104880220: MEIEGKNGWRTELRKGSKKEFGRGSGFPTTDRTVSRHHVTFELHEDSETRVRFVVIGKNPFWVLSSGSGEIRVFRRHQRGEMESGDSFCVSSKNPIWFSLKRTEFPEMGRCGFESLSVSDVDPVKEFGFIVMGHEFDSYPQRMICDIKNWNWFLEEPSKDGEDDEVSEKKEKKGTRGKRKQAEGNDDDDWMGESDEDKELVAKIRKNQRPKYSTRSKDYNKTPNDTINSKSSMKKASGDDKDDETEDEDTLGGFIVNDDEEEEEEESDEEEGEEEEEDYDEEIDE; this comes from the exons ATGGAGATTGAAGGCAAAAATGGCTGGAGAACAGAGCTTCGAAAGGGTTCAAAGAAGGAGTTTGGACGAGGCTCAGGGTTTCCGACCACTGATAGAACGGTGTCTCGCCACCACGTTACGTTCGAGCTCCACGAAGATTCAGAAACTAGGGTTCGTTTCGTGGTCATTGGGAAGAACCCCTTCTGGGTTCTGAGCAGCGGAAGTGGAGAAATTAGGGTTTTCAGGAGGCATCAAAGAGGTGAAATGGAGAGTGGGGATTCGTTCTGTGTTTCCTCGAAGAACcccatttggttttctttgaAGAGAACTGAATTTCCGGAGATGGGTCGTTGTGGGTTCGAGTCTCTCAGTGTTTCAGACGTTGACCCTGTGAAAG AGTTTGGTTTTATCGTAATGGGGCATGAGTTTGACTCCTATCCTCAGCGAATGATCTGTGATATAAAGAACTGGAACTGGTTTCTTGAGGAACCTAGTAAAGATGGTGAAGATGATGAGGTTTctgagaagaaggagaagaagggcACAAGGGGAAAGAGGAAGCAAGCAGAAggcaatgatgatgatgactggATGGGTGAGAGCGATGAGGACAAGGAGTTAGTTGCAAAAATCAGGAAGAATCAGAGACCAAAATATTCAACAAGATCAAAGGACTACAACAAGACACCAAATGATACCATAAATAGTAAAAGTTCTATGAAGAAAGCAAGTGGAGATGACAAAGATGATGAAACTGAAGATGAAGACACACTTGGAGGCTTCATTGTCAATGAtgatgaggaagaagaagaggaagaaagcgatgaagaagaaggagaagaagaagaggaagattATGATGAAGAAATAGACGAGTAA